The Iamia sp. SCSIO 61187 genomic sequence CTCCTGGTCACGGGGGGCACGGTCGTCACCGTCGACGCGGCCGACACCGTCCTCGACGGTGATGTCGCAGTGCGCGACGGCCGCATCGTCGCCATCGGTCCCGACCTGTCGTCGACCCACGCCGCCGACCGGGTGCTCGACGCCTCGTGTGCCGCCGTCGTCCCCGGCTTCGTGAACGCCCACATGCACGAGACCATCGAGCGCGGCTTCTTCGAGGACATGCCCTTCATGACCTGGCTGGAGGACTTCGCCCTCCCGAAGGACCGTGCCTACGAGCCCCGGCACATGGTGGCCGCCGGTCTGCTGAACCAGGCGGAGATGATCCTGGGCGGAACCACCTCCTTCATCGACATCTTCCGCTTCCCCCACGAGGCGGCGACGGTGGCGGAGCGGAGCGGGTTGCGGGCGACGTTCAGCCCCCAGGTGATCGACGACCCCGTCGGTCCCGGCGAGACCTACGAGACCAACCTGGCCTTCGTCGACGCCTGGCACGGGCGCAACGACCGCATCCGCACCTGGTTCGGACCGCACTCGCTCTACACGACCCGGGCGTCGACCTATGAGGCGATGCGCGAGCAGGCCGAGGTCTACGGCGTCGGCATCCACACCCACCTGGCCGAGAGCCGGGCGGAGACCACGCTGATCGCCGAGCGCACTGGTGGGCTGACGCCGACGCAGTACCTCGACCGGCTGGTCGGCCTCGGACCTGACCGGGTGCTGGCCCACTGCGTCGAGCTCACCGACGGCGACCTGGCGCGCATTGCCGAGAGCGGCGCCGGCGTCGCCCACTGCCCGACCTCCAACGCCAAGCTCGGCAACGGCGTCGCCCGGGTGACCGCGCTGCTCGGGACCGGGGCAACGGTCGGCTTGGGCACCGACTCGACCATGACCAACAACAACCTCGACATGGTCGAAGAGATGCGCATGGCGTCGCTCGTCCAGAAGCAGGCCACAGCCGATCCGACCGTCCTGCCCAGCGCCACGGTGCTGCGGATGGCGACGCAGGGCTCGGCGGACGTCCTGGGCCTCGGCACCGAGATCGGCAGCCTGGAGGTCGGCAAGACGGCCGACCTGGCGGTCGTCGACCTTCGCGCCCCCCACGCCAGGCCGCTCCTCACGGGGCCCGGCGGCAACGTGGTCGAGCAGGTCGTGTGGTCGTGCGGAGCCGCCGACGTCCGCCACACCGTCTGCGACGGCGTCGTGCTCATGGAGGACCGCCGCCTCCTCACCATCGACCTCGACGAGGTCGGCGACCTCGTCGACCGCGAGGCGGTCCACCTGCTGTCGCAGGCCGGAGTCCTCGACACCCGATCCCGAAGGAACCCCTGATGAGCCTCACCTCCGCCCGCCCGCCCCGCTACGAGTGGCTGACGGACCAGCACCTGCGTCTGCCCGATGGGACGTTCCCGCACCTGGGCACGACCGAGGGCGACGTCGCGCCCGTCGTCTTGCTGTCCGGCAGCCCCGAGCGCGTCGAGCTGATGGCCGCCCTCCTCGACGACGCCGAGCGGGTCGGCGACCGCCGGGGCTACGCCGTCCACACCGGCCGCGTCGACGGCGTGCCCGTCACGGTCGCCACCAGCGGCGTGGGCTCGCCCTCGATGGCGATCGCCGTCGAGGAGCTCGGCGCGTGCGGCGGGCGCACGTTCGTCCGGGTCGGCAGCTGCGCCTCGCTCACGCCCGCCCTCCCCGTCGGCGGTGTGGCCGTGTGCACCGGCGCCGTCCGCGACGAGGGCACCTCGGGGGCCTACGCACCCGCCGGGTTCCCGGCGGTGGCCTCGGTCCGCGTCGTCAACGCCCTGGTCGGCGCGGCCGCCGCCGAGGAGCTGCCGGTCGAGGTCGGCCTGACCCGCAGCACCGACAGCTTCTACGCCGGCGAGCGGGACGAGGCAATCATCGACCGCTGGAGCAGCCTCGGGGTGCTGGCCTTCGAGATGGAGACGTCGTGCCTGTGCACGGTCGCCGCCGTGCGCGGCTGGGAGGCGGGCTCGATCATCGTCACCGGGTCGAACCTGGTCACCGGGAACGCGACCTACCGGGGCGAGGGGCTCGACGCCTACGCCTCCGGCCAGGCCGCCATGCTGCGCACGGCCGTGCGGGCCGCCGCCATCCTCGGGGCCTGACGGTGCCTGAGCTCGTCGTGCGGGGCGGCACCGTCGTCACGGTGGGGCCGCAGGGGACGCTCGTCGGCGACGTCGCCATCGACGGTGGGCGCATCGTGGCCATCGGCGCCGCCGTGGGGCGCGGCGAGGTGGAGGTGGACGCCCGCGGCTGCCTCGTGGTGCCGGGGCTGGTGCAGGCGCACGTGCACCTGGGCCAGACGTTGTTCCGAGGCCTGGCCGGCTCGGTCGACGTCGTCGCCTGGCTGCGCGAGCGGGTGTGGCCGCTGGAGCAGGCCCACACCTCCGAGAGCATGGCGGCGTCGGCTGCTCTCGGGGCCGCCGAGCTGCTACTCGGCGGCACGACCTCCGCGCTGTCGATGGAGACGGTGCACCACACCGATGCCTCGTTCGCAGCGGCGGAGCGGCTGGGCCTGCGGGCCTGGATCGGCAAGGCGCTGATGGACGCGTGGGAGCCCGGCACCGAGATGGAGGGCGAGAGCACCGACGACGCCTGGGCCGACGCCGAGCGGCTGGTGGCGCGCTGGCACGGCGCCGCCGGAGACCGGATCCGGGTGGCCCTCTCGCCCCGCGGTCCGCGCAACGCCACCCCCGAGATGTGGAAGCGCTGCGCCGCCCTGGCCGAGGAGGCCGACCTGCGCCTCCACACCCACGTCAACGAGAGCCGGGAGCAGGCCGACCGGCTGGGCGAGCGCCCCGAGGGCCGCGACGTCGTCGCCCTGGAGAGCTGGGGCGTGCTGTCCGAGCGCCTGGTGATGGCGCATTGCGTGTGGCTGTCCGCGGAGGAGGTCGGGCTGGTCCGCTCTCGGGGGGCGCACGTGTGCCACTGCCCGTCGGCCAACCTCAAGCTCGCCTCGGGCATCGCCCCAGTGCCCGAGTACCTCGAGGCCGGCATCAACGTCGCCCTCGGCGCCGACGGCTCGGCCTGCAACGACCGGCTCGACGCCTTCACCGAGATGCGCCTGGCCGGCCTGGTCCACCGGCCCCGGCGCGGGATGGCGGCGGTGTCGGCGGCCGCCGTGCTGGAGATGGCGACCATGGGCGGTGCCCGGGCCCTGGGGGCGGCCCACGAGATCGGCTCGCTGGAGGTGGGCAAGAAGGCGGATCTCGTCACCGTGCGCGCCGACAGGCCCCACACCGCGCCCGGCCTCGGTGGCGACCCCGTCGAGCAGCTCGTCTTCTCGGCCCGGGGAAGCGACGTGGACAAGGTCGTCGTCGACGGCCGGATCGTCGTCTCCGACGGCTCCCTCCTCACCGCCGACGAGGCCACCGTGGTGGCCGACGCCGAGACCCAGCGCCTCGCCCTCCTGGCTCGCGCCGCCCTCCGCTAGCCCGAGTCGGTCACCAGGTCCTTGGGGCGGGCGTGTTCACGAGGTGCCAGGCACCTCGTGAACACCGGGTCAGAACCCGTCCGACCGCGGGGTCAAACTCCGGCTGGTCACCAGGTCCTGGGGGCGGGCCGGGACGCGGACGACCTCGCGGCCGCTGGCGTGGCGGAGGGCGGCGGCGATGGCGGGGGTGGACGACAGCGAGGGCGGTTCGCCGACGCCCTTGAGGCCGACGGGCCCGTCGGGGTCGGGCACCTCGACGAGCACCACCTCGGTCGGCGCCACATCCGCGGCCGTGGGGATCAGGTAGTCGGCGAAGGAGGCGTTCTCGACCACCCCACCGGTGCAGGTCAGGTCCTCCATCAGGGCCAGACCCAGCCCCTGGGCGATGCCGCCGTCGACCTGGCCTCGGACCTCGCGGGGGTTGACGGCCCGGCCGACGTCTTGGGCGGTGGCCACCTGCACGACCCGGGTGAGCCCCAGCTCGGGGTCGACGTCGACCACGGCGCGGTGGGCCACGAACATCCACGACACGTGGACGTCGCCCTGGCCCGACGGGTCGCCCTGCTCGGTGCGGGGGGCCCGGTAGGTGCGGGTGGCGACGATCGGGTCGGCGCCGACGAGGGTCGCGAGGGCACAGCGCCGCTCGGCGGTGCCGACGCCGTCGGGCGCGATGTCGACCTCGTCGGCCGCCACGCCGAGGTGGGCGGCGGCGCGGCCTCGCAGCTGCCCGGCTGCCGCCATCGCCGCCCGCCGCACCGCGCCCCCCGACATCCACGTCGCCCGGCTGGCCGAGGACGACCCGGCGTAGCCGTGGTCCGTGTGGGCCGTCGCCACGCGGACCGGGAGCGGACCCACCGCGTCTGCCGCCAGCTGGGCCAAGGCCGAGGTGATGCCCTGGCCGACCTCGGACGCGGCCGATCGGACCTCGACGCCCTCGGCGTCGATCACCACCGTGGCCTCCGCGTGCTCGGCGACGCCCTCGCCGTAGAGGTGGTTCTTGACCCCGAGGGCGAAGCCGACACCTCGGCGCAGCTCGGCGCCGAGGCTGGTGCGGCCGACCCCACCCGGTGCGGCGAGGGGGTCGGCCGGATCGAAGGCCGCGGCGGCGGACGGCGGCAGGGGGAGGGCGGTGCAGCGGTCGATCAGCTCGTGGAGCGGCGCCGAGGACCCGACGGTCTGGCCCGAGGTCGGGAAGGCGTCACCGGGCACGAGGACGTTGCGCCGCCGGAGCTCGACGGGGTCGAGGTCGAGGGCGGCGGCCAACCGGTCCATCGTCGACTCGACGCCGAAGCAGGCCTGGACCGCGCCGAACCCGCGCATGGCCCCGGAGACCGGGTTGTTGGTGGCGACCGACTCGGCCAGGACGTCGACCGTCGGCACCCGGTAGGGGCCAGCCGCGAAGTAGCCGGCGCTGCCCACGATCGGGCCGGAGGTGCTGGCGTAGGCGCCGCCGTCGAGGCGGATCCGGGCCTCGACGAAGCGCAGCGTGCCGTCCCGCTCGGCGCCGATCCGGTAGGCGAGCCGCGCGGGGTGGCGCTTCGGGTGGGCGAGGAAGGACTCCGAGCGCCGGTACGTGATCCGCACCGGCCGACCAGTGCGCAGGGCGGCGAGGCACAGGTGGACCTGGAAGGTGACGTCCTCCCGCCCGCCGAAGGCGCCGCCGATGCCGCCCATCTGGAGGCGCACCCGGGCGACGGGCAGCCCGAGGGCGGAGGCGATCTGGGCCTGGTCGGCGTGCAGGTCCTGGGTGGCCAGGTGGAGCGTCACCCCGCCGTCGTCGTCGGGCACCGCCAGGGCGCTCTCGGGTCCGAGGAAGGCCTGGTCCTGCCGCCCGGTCCACCACGTCCCCTCCACCACCACCGGCGCGTCGAGGGGCCCGTCGCCCCGCTGGATGTGGAGGCGTCGGAACAGGTTGCCCCCGGCCCGCAGGTGGGGCACGCCGGGGTCGAGGGCGCGCTCGGGGTCGTCGACGACGGGAAGGGCCTCGAGGTCGATGGTGACGGCGGCGGCGGCCGCCCACGCGCCCTCCTGGGTCGTGGCCACCACGAAGGCGATCGGCTCGCCCTGGTACCGGACGACGTCGCCGGCCAGGACGGGCTGGTCGACCTCGATGTGGCCGATGAGCGCGGACCCGGGGACGTCGTCGGCGGTGATCACGGCGACCACGTCGGGTCGGCGCCGGGCCGCCCCGGCATCGATGGCGCGGACCCGGGCGTGGGGGAGGCGGCTGCGCACGGTCGCTCCGTAGAGCTCCCCGGTCGCGCTGATGTCGCCCGAGAACGGGAACCGCCCGGCCAGCTTGGCGACGACGTCGGGGCGGGTCGCTGCCGTGCCGACCGCCCCCGGGCGCGTCATCGGGTGGCCCGCAGGCGTCCGACCGACACCTCGACGACGGCCTCGAGGATCCCCCGGTACCCGGTGCAGCGGCAGAGGTTCCCGGTGAGTGCCTCGGTCGCGGTGGCGCGGGTGAGGGGCTCCCCGGCGGCGGTGGCGGCGTCGAGCGCGGCCTCGGCGGCGACGACCATGCCCGGCGTGCAGAAGCCGCACTGGACGGCGCCGTGGGCGGCCAGCGCGGCCAGCAGGTCGGGGCGCTGCCGGCCGGCAACGGTGGTGACCTCGGCCCCGTCGACCAGCGCCGCCGGCACCAGGCACGAGCACACGAGGTCGCCGTCGACCAGCACCGAGCACGACCCGCACTCGCCTTCCTCGCAGCCACCGGGCACCGGGACCGACGCGGTGCGGAGGGCCCGGAGCAGCGATGTGACGGGGCCGACCTCGAGGGTTGTCGGCGTTCCGTCGACGACCACCGCGACCGTCCCGGCATCGGGCCCGTCCGGAATCGTCGTCGCGCAGATCATATGTGCAGATACTATCTCCTTGGGCCGGCTGACCTGCGCTAGCGTCGCCTCGTGGCGAGAGGGCGCAGCACGGGGGGTGGGGGCGGCGACGCCGCCGGGTTCCCCCAGAGCTCGGCGTGGGAGCGCCCCGGGTTCCTGCTGTGGCACGCCACCATGCGCTGGCAGCGGCTCGCCACCCGCGCCCTCGAGCCCTTCGGGCTCACCCACGCCCAGTTCACCCTGCTCGGCGCGACGCTGTGGCTCGAGGAGCACGGCGACCACCCGCCGAGCCAGCGGGAGCTCTCCGAGCACGCCACGGTCGACGCCATGATGACCTCGCAGGTCGTGCGGGCCCTCGAGGCGGCGAAGCTGATCCGTCGCACCGAGGACGCCAAGGACGCGCGGGTGAAGCGCCTGCGGTGCACGGCCAAGGGGCGCCGCGTGGCGGTCGCGGCCGTCGCCGCCGTGGAGGCCGTCGAGGACGAGGTGTTCGGCCCCGAGGGCGAGCGCTCGCCGGAGCTGGTCGGCCTCCTCCAGCGCCTCGCCGACCGCGACGCCGAGGGCCACCCCCTCCGCCGCTGATGGCGTGGCGGTCGCCGCCCATCCCGGAAACCGGCCACTAGGTGGCCACTTCTGGGGCGCACCCTGGGCCCTGTGCCCCGGCGATCGTCGGCGGGGCGTGACCTGGAGGTCAGCGATGCCCGGTTTGCCCCGCCCCCACGACGACGAGACGACCCTGCTCCTGGCCTTCGTGGCCCAGCAGCGCGACCTGGTCGCGACCGCAGCCCACGGGCTGACCGACGACCAGGCCCGGGCCACGCCCACGGCCTCCGCCCTCAGCGTCGGCGGGCTGGTCAAGCACGTCGCCGCCATGGAGCGGAGCTGGATGGGCACCGTCCTCCAGCGCCCGCAGCCCTCGGGCGCCGAGGACGACGCGTACGGCGACGGCTTCGTCATGGACCCCGACGAGACCCTGGACGACCTCCTCGCCGACCTCGCCCGGGCCGGCGCCGAGACCGAGGAGGTCGTGCGCGGCCTGCCGCTCGAGCACCCGGTCCCGGTGCCCGACGCCCCGTGGTTCCCGTCCGACGTGGCGGCGTGGTCCCTGCGGTTCGTGCTGCTCCACCTGGTCGAGGAGGTGGCCCGCCACGCCGGCCACGCCGACGTCATCCGCGAGCAGGTCGACGGGGCCACGTGGTACGGCCTGATGGCCGCCCGCGAGCAGCTCGACCTCGGCCCCTGGGTGCAGCCGTGGACCCCCGACGGCGACGGCGCCGCAGCCTGACCCGACGGAAGGGGTCAGGGTCGGTTGAACCGACCCAGACCCCTTCCGTCGGTCCCGGTCAGGTGGGGACCGAGGCGCTGTAGACGGGGAGGTCG encodes the following:
- a CDS encoding xanthine dehydrogenase family protein molybdopterin-binding subunit; this encodes MTRPGAVGTAATRPDVVAKLAGRFPFSGDISATGELYGATVRSRLPHARVRAIDAGAARRRPDVVAVITADDVPGSALIGHIEVDQPVLAGDVVRYQGEPIAFVVATTQEGAWAAAAAVTIDLEALPVVDDPERALDPGVPHLRAGGNLFRRLHIQRGDGPLDAPVVVEGTWWTGRQDQAFLGPESALAVPDDDGGVTLHLATQDLHADQAQIASALGLPVARVRLQMGGIGGAFGGREDVTFQVHLCLAALRTGRPVRITYRRSESFLAHPKRHPARLAYRIGAERDGTLRFVEARIRLDGGAYASTSGPIVGSAGYFAAGPYRVPTVDVLAESVATNNPVSGAMRGFGAVQACFGVESTMDRLAAALDLDPVELRRRNVLVPGDAFPTSGQTVGSSAPLHELIDRCTALPLPPSAAAAFDPADPLAAPGGVGRTSLGAELRRGVGFALGVKNHLYGEGVAEHAEATVVIDAEGVEVRSAASEVGQGITSALAQLAADAVGPLPVRVATAHTDHGYAGSSSASRATWMSGGAVRRAAMAAAGQLRGRAAAHLGVAADEVDIAPDGVGTAERRCALATLVGADPIVATRTYRAPRTEQGDPSGQGDVHVSWMFVAHRAVVDVDPELGLTRVVQVATAQDVGRAVNPREVRGQVDGGIAQGLGLALMEDLTCTGGVVENASFADYLIPTAADVAPTEVVLVEVPDPDGPVGLKGVGEPPSLSSTPAIAAALRHASGREVVRVPARPQDLVTSRSLTPRSDGF
- a CDS encoding MarR family winged helix-turn-helix transcriptional regulator yields the protein MARGRSTGGGGGDAAGFPQSSAWERPGFLLWHATMRWQRLATRALEPFGLTHAQFTLLGATLWLEEHGDHPPSQRELSEHATVDAMMTSQVVRALEAAKLIRRTEDAKDARVKRLRCTAKGRRVAVAAVAAVEAVEDEVFGPEGERSPELVGLLQRLADRDAEGHPLRR
- a CDS encoding DinB family protein; this translates as MPGLPRPHDDETTLLLAFVAQQRDLVATAAHGLTDDQARATPTASALSVGGLVKHVAAMERSWMGTVLQRPQPSGAEDDAYGDGFVMDPDETLDDLLADLARAGAETEEVVRGLPLEHPVPVPDAPWFPSDVAAWSLRFVLLHLVEEVARHAGHADVIREQVDGATWYGLMAAREQLDLGPWVQPWTPDGDGAAA
- a CDS encoding nucleoside phosphorylase; protein product: MSLTSARPPRYEWLTDQHLRLPDGTFPHLGTTEGDVAPVVLLSGSPERVELMAALLDDAERVGDRRGYAVHTGRVDGVPVTVATSGVGSPSMAIAVEELGACGGRTFVRVGSCASLTPALPVGGVAVCTGAVRDEGTSGAYAPAGFPAVASVRVVNALVGAAAAEELPVEVGLTRSTDSFYAGERDEAIIDRWSSLGVLAFEMETSCLCTVAAVRGWEAGSIIVTGSNLVTGNATYRGEGLDAYASGQAAMLRTAVRAAAILGA
- a CDS encoding (2Fe-2S)-binding protein produces the protein MICATTIPDGPDAGTVAVVVDGTPTTLEVGPVTSLLRALRTASVPVPGGCEEGECGSCSVLVDGDLVCSCLVPAALVDGAEVTTVAGRQRPDLLAALAAHGAVQCGFCTPGMVVAAEAALDAATAAGEPLTRATATEALTGNLCRCTGYRGILEAVVEVSVGRLRATR
- a CDS encoding amidohydrolase family protein encodes the protein MPERVDLLVTGGTVVTVDAADTVLDGDVAVRDGRIVAIGPDLSSTHAADRVLDASCAAVVPGFVNAHMHETIERGFFEDMPFMTWLEDFALPKDRAYEPRHMVAAGLLNQAEMILGGTTSFIDIFRFPHEAATVAERSGLRATFSPQVIDDPVGPGETYETNLAFVDAWHGRNDRIRTWFGPHSLYTTRASTYEAMREQAEVYGVGIHTHLAESRAETTLIAERTGGLTPTQYLDRLVGLGPDRVLAHCVELTDGDLARIAESGAGVAHCPTSNAKLGNGVARVTALLGTGATVGLGTDSTMTNNNLDMVEEMRMASLVQKQATADPTVLPSATVLRMATQGSADVLGLGTEIGSLEVGKTADLAVVDLRAPHARPLLTGPGGNVVEQVVWSCGAADVRHTVCDGVVLMEDRRLLTIDLDEVGDLVDREAVHLLSQAGVLDTRSRRNP
- a CDS encoding amidohydrolase family protein, with translation MPELVVRGGTVVTVGPQGTLVGDVAIDGGRIVAIGAAVGRGEVEVDARGCLVVPGLVQAHVHLGQTLFRGLAGSVDVVAWLRERVWPLEQAHTSESMAASAALGAAELLLGGTTSALSMETVHHTDASFAAAERLGLRAWIGKALMDAWEPGTEMEGESTDDAWADAERLVARWHGAAGDRIRVALSPRGPRNATPEMWKRCAALAEEADLRLHTHVNESREQADRLGERPEGRDVVALESWGVLSERLVMAHCVWLSAEEVGLVRSRGAHVCHCPSANLKLASGIAPVPEYLEAGINVALGADGSACNDRLDAFTEMRLAGLVHRPRRGMAAVSAAAVLEMATMGGARALGAAHEIGSLEVGKKADLVTVRADRPHTAPGLGGDPVEQLVFSARGSDVDKVVVDGRIVVSDGSLLTADEATVVADAETQRLALLARAALR